In the genome of Deltaproteobacteria bacterium HGW-Deltaproteobacteria-18, the window GCGGCCCGGCTTGGCCCCGAGAATCGCGACAGTCCATTGCACAGGCCATCGTGAATCTGGTCGATGCATTTGATCAAAAACAGTTCTTGCATGGGTATCTTCCGGTAATTTTTCTTTTTCCGCTATCGCAGGCAGTGTTTTCGGTCAACGCATCGTTTATCTGAGACCTTGCACCCTTTTTTTCAGCGCTTAAAGTATGTCGTGAATACCAAGGAGGTATCTATGCATGAAGTCAGCCTCAACCGTGTCATCACGGACTATCTCACCGGCCTGGAAATCATGGATACCACTTACGAGGATTTGCGGCAGGCGCTTGCCAGGCTGCTTGTTGAAGACAGGAAATATCCGCGTGAGAATATCCGATCGAAATATGCCCTGGATTACTCGATAAACGGTGAGCCGCATTCCGTTGCGATTGACCTGGCGGTCTTTTCCCCGGAAGGAGATCCGCTTCTGGCTCTCTTCTTCTGCCCGGGAGAGGTGGGAACCTTTGTGCGTGAGAGCGTAGCCGCGGCCCGTATTCATCTCCCGTCTCCGTTTCCGCTGGTGATCGTGACGGA includes:
- a CDS encoding type I restriction endonuclease subunit R, producing the protein MHEVSLNRVITDYLTGLEIMDTTYEDLRQALARLLVEDRKYPRENIRSKYALDYSINGEPHSVAIDLAVFSPEGDPLLALFFCPGEVGTFVRESVAAARIHLPSPFPLVIVTDSMDLQLIETKSTEVIGSGFNAVPRWSELPALVQAHPCPLPGEDRLDKERRILAAYDGLGGPCCGGECPV